Sequence from the Drosophila innubila isolate TH190305 chromosome 3L unlocalized genomic scaffold, UK_Dinn_1.0 0_D_3L, whole genome shotgun sequence genome:
tcctcatcgttGTTAttagtgttgttgctgacGACTGGACTGATATATGGAGCAGTATATAGACCTCTATTTGGATTGACCACTGCGCGTCTCATCCTGGTGGTGCTTCTGTCACTTCCTTGTTCCAATAGCCTTTGAGTCCTGGCACGTCCGCGTATAAGACGCAGAGGGGGACCCCTCTTTAATACTCCCCTAGGAGCAGCAGCCACTGCCTTCTTTGTCTCACGCATCTTTCGCAATCGCTGACTGCGTCGGAGCGGCACTTCGTTGACCTCTGCAATCACTCGAGTCTGATTACATTTTCAGTCTTTACATTATTCTAAGAATCTTACTTTTTACAGCtgccattttattattttaaaaagttttaaatcaattgcaGAGCTGCTGGATTttgccaaacaaaaataaaacaaagaaagcATGCAATGGAAAAATCGGAGCTTGCTCTGATTACCAAATTGACAATCAGCTAGAACGACAACTTtccaacaaatattattaaatcgaagttgatttttttttgcaaattatattctatttattcAGAACTATAAA
This genomic interval carries:
- the LOC117788018 gene encoding uncharacterized protein LOC117788018; protein product: MAAVKKVNEVPLRRSQRLRKMRETKKAVAAAPRGVLKRGPPLRLIRGRARTQRLLEQGSDRSTTRMRRAVVNPNRGLYTAPYISPVVSNNTNNNDEDEDEDDEQTMHLTAFLMYVALIESPSLAQLMRRNPSEGIRKLFRIIRFLFSRN